The Streptomyces spororaveus genome includes a region encoding these proteins:
- a CDS encoding membrane-associated oxidoreductase: MEINDLTPAERRVWEAFPRGDGVDFRAAPEDSSVDGADWGPERTLRAEVLRAILLGACPPVQGRIPGLKIKGAKIVGKLDLRYAVIDHPIRMRDCWFERKPLVYGAQLRALVLGYSTLPGLTASTLRVEVVLRLSCCRIAGPVRLQGAKISGGLFLQGAVIGPTAGEEADEPPLQLNHIEVDTDIIANDLTVHGQLRLNGATVGGQIQLDRARLLAPGGIALHAENLTVGTDLRAHRLKARGMVNLTGSRIPGQAYLTRADLANPDGTALRASSCTIGELWLRRCDPVRGDVNLRRSTVDLLHVDPQAWPERIAIDGLTYRTLAPHLPAEQRLPALEREESGYLTYAYEQLAAAYRTAGDEAAARTVQLAKLRRHRHTLPRAARLWGLLQDVTVGYGFRPLRAAGWLTALLMTGSIAYGIDPPRALKAGEAPDFNAVFYTIDLMVPIVGFGQEGAFAPGGWHQWLSYLLIVTGWILATTTAAGVSRSLQRQ; the protein is encoded by the coding sequence ATGGAGATCAACGATCTGACCCCGGCGGAACGCCGCGTCTGGGAGGCCTTCCCGCGCGGCGACGGGGTCGACTTCCGCGCCGCCCCCGAGGACAGCTCCGTCGACGGAGCCGACTGGGGACCGGAGCGCACCCTGCGCGCCGAGGTGCTGCGGGCGATCCTGCTGGGCGCCTGTCCCCCCGTGCAGGGCCGGATCCCCGGTCTCAAGATCAAGGGCGCCAAGATCGTGGGCAAGCTCGACCTGCGCTACGCCGTCATCGACCACCCCATCCGGATGCGCGACTGCTGGTTCGAGCGCAAGCCCCTGGTCTACGGGGCCCAGCTGCGCGCCCTGGTCCTCGGCTACTCCACCCTGCCCGGCCTGACCGCCTCGACCCTGCGCGTCGAAGTGGTCCTGCGGCTCTCCTGCTGCCGGATCGCCGGCCCCGTACGGCTGCAGGGCGCGAAGATATCCGGGGGCCTCTTCCTCCAGGGGGCCGTGATCGGGCCCACGGCGGGCGAGGAGGCGGATGAGCCCCCGCTCCAGCTCAACCACATCGAGGTCGACACCGACATCATCGCGAACGACCTGACGGTGCACGGCCAGCTCCGCCTCAACGGGGCCACCGTCGGCGGCCAGATCCAGCTCGACCGCGCCCGCCTGCTCGCCCCCGGCGGGATCGCCCTGCACGCCGAGAACCTGACCGTCGGCACCGACCTGCGCGCACACCGGCTGAAGGCCCGCGGCATGGTCAACCTCACCGGCTCCCGGATACCCGGCCAGGCCTACCTCACCCGCGCCGACCTCGCCAACCCGGACGGGACCGCCCTGCGCGCCTCCAGCTGCACCATCGGTGAGCTGTGGCTGCGCCGGTGCGATCCCGTCCGGGGCGATGTGAACCTGCGCCGGTCCACCGTCGACCTGCTCCACGTCGACCCGCAGGCCTGGCCCGAGCGGATCGCCATCGACGGCCTGACCTACCGCACCCTCGCCCCGCACCTCCCCGCCGAGCAGCGGCTGCCCGCCCTGGAGCGGGAGGAGTCCGGGTACCTCACGTACGCCTACGAACAGCTCGCGGCGGCCTACCGCACGGCGGGCGACGAGGCGGCCGCCCGGACCGTCCAGCTCGCGAAGCTGCGCAGGCACCGCCACACCCTGCCCCGGGCCGCCCGGTTGTGGGGGCTGCTCCAGGACGTCACCGTCGGCTACGGCTTCCGGCCGCTGCGCGCGGCGGGCTGGCTGACGGCCCTGCTGATGACCGGGTCGATCGCGTACGGGATCGACCCGCCGCGTGCCCTGAAGGCAGGGGAGGCGCCGGACTTCAACGCGGTCTTCTACACGATCGACCTCATGGTGCCGATCGTCGGTTTCGGCCAGGAGGGGGCCTTCGCACCGGGCGGCTGGCACCAGTGGCTGTCGTACCTGCTGATCGTGACCGGCTGGATCCTCGCCACCACCACGGCGGCGGGCGTCAGCCGGTCACTCCAGCGTCAGTAG
- a CDS encoding TetR/AcrR family transcriptional regulator — MAMDRDQVLRDAAALLSRKSTATMDEVARAAGIGRATLHRHFAGRDALVRALEDLGIREFEVAFDNARLDEGTAVEALKRLVAESEPNAQLLAFLVTENQLFEGDEVNEGWARLDARVGALFRRGQEEGDIRIDLSPAWLTEALYGLVGTCAWAVMDGRVAAKDFQYMIIELLLGGARRSVEK, encoded by the coding sequence ATGGCCATGGATCGTGACCAGGTGCTCCGCGATGCGGCCGCCCTGCTTTCCCGCAAGTCGACCGCCACGATGGACGAGGTCGCCCGCGCCGCCGGAATCGGGCGCGCGACCCTCCATCGGCACTTCGCCGGACGCGACGCCCTCGTACGGGCCCTCGAAGACCTCGGCATCCGCGAGTTCGAAGTGGCGTTCGACAACGCCCGTCTCGACGAGGGCACCGCGGTCGAGGCCCTCAAGCGCCTCGTCGCCGAGTCCGAGCCCAACGCCCAGCTGCTGGCCTTCCTCGTCACCGAGAACCAGCTGTTCGAGGGCGACGAGGTGAACGAGGGATGGGCTCGGCTCGACGCCCGCGTCGGCGCCCTCTTCCGGCGCGGCCAGGAAGAGGGCGACATCCGGATCGACCTGAGCCCCGCATGGCTCACCGAGGCCCTCTACGGCCTCGTCGGCACCTGCGCATGGGCCGTCATGGACGGCCGGGTCGCCGCCAAGGACTTCCAGTACATGATCATCGAGCTGTTGCTCGGTGGCGCCAGACGGAGTGTGGAGAAATGA
- a CDS encoding lysophospholipid acyltransferase family protein codes for MRMMFRTRVEGIENIPGSGPVILAGNHLTFIDSMILPLVCDRTVHFIGKDEYVTGKGVKGRAMAWFFTGSGMIPVDRDGANGGVAALMTGRRILEEGKIFGIYPEGTRSPDGRLYRGRTGIARLTLMTGAPVVPFAVIGTDKLQPGGAGMPRPGRVTVRFGEPMEFSRYEGMDRDRYVLRAVTDSVMAEVMRLSGQEYVDMYATKAKAA; via the coding sequence ATGCGCATGATGTTCCGCACCCGCGTGGAGGGCATCGAGAACATCCCCGGCTCCGGCCCGGTGATTCTGGCGGGCAACCACCTCACCTTCATCGACTCCATGATCCTTCCGCTGGTGTGCGACCGTACGGTCCACTTCATCGGCAAGGACGAGTACGTCACGGGCAAGGGCGTCAAGGGCCGCGCCATGGCCTGGTTCTTCACCGGCTCCGGCATGATCCCCGTCGACCGTGACGGCGCCAACGGCGGAGTCGCGGCCCTGATGACCGGCCGCCGGATCCTCGAAGAGGGCAAGATCTTCGGCATCTACCCCGAGGGCACCCGCTCCCCCGACGGCCGGCTCTACCGCGGCCGCACCGGCATCGCCCGCCTGACCCTGATGACCGGGGCCCCCGTGGTGCCGTTCGCGGTGATCGGCACCGACAAGCTCCAGCCCGGCGGCGCCGGCATGCCGCGTCCGGGCCGGGTCACCGTCCGCTTCGGCGAGCCGATGGAGTTCTCCCGCTACGAGGGCATGGACCGCGACCGCTACGTGCTGCGCGCCGTCACCGACTCGGTGATGGCCGAGGTCATGCGCCTCTCGGGCCAGGAGTACGTCGACATGTACGCCACCAAGGCCAAGGCCGCCTGA
- a CDS encoding MFS transporter, producing MSTTQQLNSPTGTEARSRGRWLALGVLVLAVLLVAVDATVLGLATPALSEDLKPSGTQLLWIGDIYSFVIAGLLVSMGSLGDRIGRKKLLLTGAAAFGAVSVLNAYATSPEMMIVARALLGVAGATLMPSTLALIRNIFHDPKERSLAIGIWGATASAGAAVGPVVGGALLQHFWWGSVFLINLPVMIALVVVGIKLLPESRNPVAGPWDLVSVGLSLVGVISVVYAVKEVATHGVTWEVAGTAILGAGALYAFVRRQFSLPSPLLDMRLFKHRGFSGAVLADLLTVFGLSGLVFFLSQFLQLVQGRDPLEAGLAELPAAIGAVVTGLIAGRYARRYSVRSIVAGGLGAIGLALAVLTLIHKESGYPLLGAALLVVGLGAGFSFTVTADVILSSVPKEQAGSASAVSETAYELGAALGIALLGSIVTGVYQSFTAPAAVAGPVADAAHESLGGAVEAAKALDPHTAQVMVGAAQDAFVDGLRLASGVGAAVLLATAVAAWFLLKGQRLQEGVEH from the coding sequence ATGAGCACCACGCAGCAGCTGAACAGCCCGACCGGGACGGAGGCCAGGAGCCGCGGCCGCTGGCTCGCCCTGGGCGTGCTGGTGCTCGCCGTGCTGCTGGTCGCCGTCGACGCGACCGTACTCGGCCTCGCCACCCCCGCACTCTCCGAGGACCTCAAGCCGTCCGGCACCCAGCTGCTGTGGATCGGCGACATCTACTCCTTCGTCATCGCCGGGCTCCTGGTCTCCATGGGCAGCCTCGGTGACCGCATCGGCCGCAAGAAGCTGCTGCTCACCGGCGCCGCCGCGTTCGGTGCCGTGTCCGTGCTCAACGCCTACGCGACCAGCCCCGAGATGATGATCGTCGCCCGTGCCCTGCTGGGTGTGGCCGGTGCGACCCTGATGCCGTCCACCCTCGCGCTGATCCGCAACATCTTCCACGACCCGAAGGAGCGCAGCCTCGCCATCGGCATCTGGGGCGCCACCGCCTCGGCCGGTGCGGCCGTCGGCCCGGTCGTCGGCGGAGCCCTCCTCCAGCACTTCTGGTGGGGCTCGGTCTTCCTGATCAACCTCCCCGTGATGATCGCCCTAGTCGTCGTCGGAATCAAGCTGCTTCCCGAATCCCGGAACCCGGTCGCCGGTCCCTGGGACCTCGTCAGCGTCGGCCTCTCCCTCGTCGGCGTCATCAGCGTGGTCTACGCCGTCAAGGAAGTCGCCACCCACGGCGTGACCTGGGAGGTCGCGGGTACCGCGATACTCGGGGCGGGCGCCCTGTACGCCTTCGTACGCCGCCAGTTCAGCCTGCCGTCCCCGCTGCTCGACATGCGGCTCTTCAAGCACCGCGGCTTCTCCGGGGCGGTCCTCGCCGACCTGCTCACCGTGTTCGGCCTCTCCGGACTGGTCTTCTTCCTCTCCCAGTTCCTGCAGCTCGTCCAGGGCCGCGACCCGCTGGAGGCCGGCCTCGCGGAACTGCCCGCCGCAATCGGCGCGGTGGTCACCGGCCTGATCGCGGGCCGCTACGCCCGCCGGTACTCGGTACGGAGCATCGTGGCCGGCGGCCTCGGCGCCATCGGCCTGGCCCTCGCGGTGCTCACCCTGATCCACAAGGAGAGCGGCTACCCGCTGCTCGGCGCGGCCCTGCTCGTCGTCGGCCTCGGTGCCGGCTTCTCCTTCACCGTCACCGCCGACGTGATCCTCTCCAGCGTCCCCAAGGAGCAGGCCGGTTCGGCCTCCGCCGTCTCCGAGACGGCGTACGAACTCGGCGCCGCCCTCGGTATCGCCCTGCTCGGCTCCATCGTCACCGGCGTCTACCAGAGCTTCACCGCCCCGGCCGCGGTCGCGGGCCCGGTCGCCGACGCCGCGCACGAATCCCTCGGCGGCGCCGTCGAGGCCGCCAAGGCGCTGGACCCGCACACCGCCCAGGTGATGGTGGGCGCCGCCCAGGACGCCTTCGTGGACGGGCTGCGGCTCGCCTCCGGCGTCGGCGCGGCCGTGCTGCTGGCCACCGCCGTGGCCGCCTGGTTCCTGCTGAAGGGCCAGCGGCTGCAGGAGGGCGTCGAGCACTGA
- a CDS encoding HAD domain-containing protein translates to MKPLLLIDVDGPLNPYAAKAQRRPEGYATHRMRPTGWTGAERAEPLRVWLNPAHGAELLALADTYELVWATTWKDEANDWIGPHLGLPGLPFIDWPVMHGRAPRGTFWKTQYILEYAGERPFAWIDDDITAMDREYVDRCHPARTLLMRIDERIGLVRADFDTLAAWAAP, encoded by the coding sequence ATGAAGCCCCTGCTGCTGATCGACGTCGACGGCCCGCTGAACCCCTACGCGGCCAAGGCGCAGCGCCGCCCCGAGGGGTACGCCACCCACCGCATGCGCCCGACGGGCTGGACCGGGGCCGAGCGGGCCGAGCCGCTGCGGGTCTGGCTGAATCCCGCCCACGGCGCGGAACTCCTCGCCCTCGCGGACACCTACGAGCTGGTCTGGGCCACCACGTGGAAGGACGAGGCCAACGACTGGATAGGCCCTCACCTGGGGCTGCCCGGGCTCCCGTTCATCGACTGGCCGGTGATGCACGGCCGGGCCCCGCGCGGCACGTTCTGGAAGACCCAGTACATCCTCGAATACGCGGGCGAGCGGCCCTTCGCCTGGATCGACGACGACATCACGGCGATGGACCGCGAGTACGTCGACCGGTGCCACCCGGCACGGACCCTGCTGATGCGCATCGACGAGCGGATCGGGCTGGTCCGCGCGGACTTCGACACGCTGGCCGCGTGGGCCGCGCCCTGA
- a CDS encoding argininosuccinate synthase — protein sequence MTERVVLAYSGGLDTSVAIGWIAEETGAEVIAVAVDVGQGGEDLDVIRKRALDCGAVEAEVADASDEFANEYCLPAIKANALYMDRYPLVSALSRPAIVKHLVAAAKKHGATTVAHGCTGKGNDQVRFEAGIVALAPDLKCIAPVRDYAMTRDKAIAFCEEKQLPIATTKKSPYSIDQNVFGRAVETGFLEDIWNAPIEDIYEYTSNPALPREADEVVISFKEGVPVAIDGKPVSVLQAIQQLNDRAGAQGIGRIDIVEDRLVGIKSREVYEAPGAIALITAHQELENVTVERELARYKRQVEQRWGEMVYDGLWFSPLKRALDGFINEANQHVTGDIRMTLHGGRAVVTGRKSDESLYDFNLATYDSGDTFDQSKAQGFIEIFGLSSKIAARRDLA from the coding sequence GTGACCGAGCGCGTCGTACTCGCCTACTCGGGCGGCCTGGACACCTCCGTCGCCATCGGCTGGATCGCCGAGGAGACGGGCGCCGAGGTCATCGCCGTTGCCGTGGACGTCGGCCAGGGCGGCGAGGACCTGGACGTCATCCGCAAGCGCGCGCTCGACTGCGGTGCGGTCGAGGCCGAGGTCGCCGACGCCTCCGACGAGTTCGCCAACGAGTACTGCCTCCCGGCGATCAAGGCGAACGCCCTCTACATGGACCGGTACCCGCTGGTCTCGGCGCTCTCCCGGCCGGCCATCGTCAAGCACCTGGTCGCCGCCGCCAAGAAGCACGGCGCCACGACCGTCGCCCACGGCTGCACCGGCAAGGGCAACGACCAGGTCCGCTTCGAGGCCGGCATCGTCGCTCTCGCCCCGGACCTCAAGTGCATCGCCCCGGTCCGTGACTACGCGATGACCCGCGACAAGGCGATCGCCTTCTGCGAGGAGAAGCAGCTCCCGATCGCGACCACCAAGAAGTCCCCGTACTCCATCGACCAGAACGTCTTCGGGCGCGCCGTCGAGACGGGCTTCCTGGAGGACATCTGGAACGCCCCGATCGAGGACATCTACGAGTACACCTCGAACCCGGCTCTGCCGCGTGAGGCCGACGAGGTCGTCATCTCCTTCAAGGAGGGCGTCCCGGTCGCCATCGACGGCAAGCCCGTCTCCGTGCTGCAGGCCATCCAGCAGCTCAACGACCGCGCCGGAGCCCAGGGCATCGGCCGGATCGACATCGTCGAGGACCGTCTCGTGGGCATCAAGTCCCGTGAGGTGTACGAGGCCCCGGGCGCGATCGCGCTGATCACGGCCCACCAGGAGCTGGAGAACGTCACCGTCGAGCGCGAGCTGGCCCGCTACAAGCGGCAGGTCGAGCAGCGCTGGGGCGAGATGGTCTACGACGGCCTGTGGTTCTCCCCGCTCAAGCGCGCCCTGGACGGCTTCATCAACGAGGCCAACCAGCACGTCACCGGCGACATCCGGATGACCCTGCACGGCGGCCGCGCCGTCGTCACCGGCCGGAAGTCGGACGAGTCGCTGTACGACTTCAACCTCGCGACCTACGACTCGGGCGACACCTTCGACCAGTCCAAGGCGCAGGGCTTCATCGAGATCTTCGGTCTCTCCTCGAAGATCGCGGCCCGCCGCGACCTCGCCTGA
- the argH gene encoding argininosuccinate lyase, with translation MSSNKGDVRLWGGRFADGPSEALALLSASVHFDWRLAPYDIAGSRAHARVLHKAGLLTAEELDRMIAGLDRLEADVADGSFTGTVADEDVHTALERGLLERLGAELGGKLRAGRSRNDQVATLFRMYLRDHGRIIGGLIADLQDALVGLAETHHDVAMPGRTHLQHAQPVLFAHHVLAHVQSLSRDAERLRQWDTRTAVSPYGSGALAGSSLGLDPEQVAADLGFERGSVGNSIDGTASRDFVAEFAFVTAMIGINLSRIAEEIIIWNTKEFSFVTLHDAFSTGSSIMPQKKNPDIAELARGKSGRLIGNLTGLLATLKALPLAYNRDLQEDKEPVFDSCDTLEVLLPAFTGMMATLTVNRERMEELAPAGFSLATDIAEWLVKQGVPFRVAHEVAGECVKVCEGEGIELDQLTDDQFAKISEHLTPEVRTVLNVRGALASRSGRGGTAPSAVATQLTELKADLVIQHAWAAHKQ, from the coding sequence GTGAGCAGCAACAAGGGTGACGTCCGGCTCTGGGGCGGCCGGTTCGCCGACGGTCCTTCGGAGGCGCTGGCCCTGCTGTCGGCGTCGGTCCACTTCGACTGGCGCCTCGCGCCGTACGACATCGCGGGCTCCCGCGCCCACGCACGCGTGCTCCACAAGGCCGGCCTGCTCACGGCCGAAGAGCTCGACCGCATGATCGCCGGACTCGACCGGCTCGAAGCCGACGTGGCCGACGGTTCCTTCACCGGCACCGTCGCCGACGAGGACGTGCACACCGCCCTGGAACGCGGTCTGCTGGAGCGGCTCGGCGCCGAGCTCGGCGGCAAGCTGCGCGCCGGCCGGTCCCGCAACGACCAGGTGGCGACCCTCTTCCGGATGTACCTGCGCGACCACGGCCGGATCATCGGCGGTCTGATCGCGGACCTCCAGGACGCGCTGGTCGGCCTCGCCGAGACCCACCACGACGTGGCCATGCCGGGCCGGACCCACCTCCAGCACGCGCAGCCGGTGCTCTTCGCCCATCATGTGCTCGCCCATGTGCAGTCCCTGTCCCGGGACGCGGAGCGGCTGCGCCAGTGGGACACCCGGACCGCGGTCTCCCCGTACGGCTCGGGCGCGCTGGCCGGCTCCTCGCTGGGGCTGGACCCGGAGCAGGTCGCCGCGGACCTGGGCTTCGAGCGCGGCTCGGTCGGCAACTCGATCGACGGCACGGCCTCGCGCGACTTCGTCGCCGAGTTCGCCTTCGTCACCGCGATGATCGGGATCAACCTGTCCCGGATCGCGGAGGAGATCATCATCTGGAACACGAAGGAGTTCTCCTTCGTGACGCTGCACGACGCCTTCTCGACCGGGTCGTCGATCATGCCGCAGAAGAAGAACCCGGACATCGCCGAGCTGGCGCGCGGCAAGTCGGGCCGCCTCATCGGCAATCTGACCGGCCTGCTCGCGACGCTCAAGGCGCTGCCCCTGGCGTACAACCGGGACCTCCAGGAGGACAAGGAGCCGGTCTTCGACTCCTGCGACACCCTTGAGGTCCTGCTGCCCGCCTTCACCGGCATGATGGCGACCCTCACCGTGAACCGGGAGCGGATGGAGGAGCTGGCCCCGGCGGGCTTCTCGCTCGCCACCGACATCGCGGAGTGGCTGGTCAAGCAGGGCGTCCCCTTCCGGGTGGCGCACGAGGTGGCCGGCGAGTGCGTCAAGGTCTGCGAGGGCGAGGGCATCGAGCTCGACCAGCTGACGGACGACCAGTTCGCGAAGATCTCGGAGCACCTGACCCCCGAGGTCCGGACCGTCCTGAACGTCAGGGGCGCCCTGGCCTCGCGGAGCGGCCGCGGCGGTACCGCCCCGTCGGCGGTCGCCACCCAGCTCACCGAGCTGAAGGCCGACCTCGTCATCCAGCACGCCTGGGCGGCCCACAAGCAGTAG
- a CDS encoding pyridoxamine 5'-phosphate oxidase family protein encodes MGKLHERIDGRLRKFIEEQPVFFTATAPLTGDGHINLSPKGRAGTLVVIDEQTLAYLDFGGSGAETIAHVRENGRITLMWCAFSGPPNIVRIHGEGEAVFRDDPRWAELIALFGEADGPAARAVILVRARRIADVCGYAVPFMEYQGERTLHAEYFGRKTDEEFAEYCEKKEFIETSVDGLPALPLPLPPRTV; translated from the coding sequence ATGGGAAAACTCCACGAACGCATAGACGGCCGGCTGCGCAAGTTCATCGAGGAGCAGCCGGTCTTCTTCACCGCGACCGCCCCGCTCACGGGTGACGGTCACATCAACCTCTCCCCCAAGGGCCGCGCCGGCACCCTCGTCGTCATCGACGAGCAGACCCTGGCCTACCTCGACTTCGGGGGCAGCGGCGCCGAGACCATCGCCCATGTCCGGGAGAACGGCCGGATCACCCTGATGTGGTGCGCGTTCTCCGGGCCGCCCAACATCGTGCGCATCCACGGCGAGGGCGAGGCGGTCTTCCGCGACGACCCGCGCTGGGCCGAGCTGATCGCGCTGTTCGGCGAGGCCGACGGACCCGCGGCGCGGGCGGTCATCCTCGTCCGCGCCCGCCGGATCGCCGATGTCTGCGGGTACGCCGTCCCCTTCATGGAGTACCAGGGCGAGCGCACCCTCCACGCGGAGTACTTCGGCCGCAAGACGGACGAGGAGTTCGCCGAGTACTGCGAGAAGAAGGAGTTCATCGAGACGAGCGTCGACGGCCTGCCTGCGCTGCCTCTGCCCCTTCCGCCCCGTACCGTCTGA
- a CDS encoding L,D-transpeptidase family protein — translation MRTAVVTVVTVVAALLPRGPAPLPDRLADTGGGSQLITAVAPVSGSTTGQVIWWERWAGRWHRAGSAPARFGANGLTEGTTRTQGTNTTPTGLYALPYAFGIRRAPAGTDHLYRRVNRDSWWCQDNASAHYNRWVEPLPADCAPGEAEHLVTYEKQYAHALVIAFNYDRPVRGRGAGIFLHVNGKGATAGCVSVPERAMRAILRWADPRRRPHIAIGTQEGPLAVTRY, via the coding sequence CTGCGTACCGCTGTAGTCACTGTCGTCACTGTCGTCGCCGCCCTGCTCCCCCGGGGACCCGCGCCCCTGCCCGACCGTCTCGCCGACACCGGCGGCGGAAGTCAGCTGATCACCGCCGTCGCACCCGTGTCCGGATCCACGACCGGCCAGGTGATCTGGTGGGAGCGGTGGGCGGGGCGCTGGCACCGGGCCGGGAGCGCGCCCGCCCGCTTCGGGGCGAACGGTCTGACCGAGGGCACGACCCGGACCCAGGGCACGAACACGACGCCCACGGGCCTCTACGCACTCCCCTACGCCTTCGGGATCCGGCGGGCACCGGCCGGCACGGACCACCTCTACCGGCGGGTGAACCGCGACTCCTGGTGGTGCCAGGACAACGCGTCCGCCCACTACAACCGCTGGGTGGAGCCGCTGCCCGCGGACTGCGCGCCGGGCGAGGCCGAGCACCTGGTGACGTACGAGAAGCAGTACGCGCACGCGCTGGTGATCGCCTTCAACTACGACCGGCCCGTACGCGGCCGGGGCGCCGGGATCTTCCTGCACGTCAACGGCAAGGGCGCGACGGCCGGTTGCGTGTCCGTGCCCGAGCGGGCCATGCGGGCGATCCTGCGCTGGGCGGACCCGCGCCGCCGTCCGCACATCGCGATCGGTACGCAGGAGGGGCCGCTCGCCGTCACCCGCTACTAG
- a CDS encoding HEAT repeat domain-containing protein, which yields MSAGSRDGRGTERAYARLLTGAAPDGAGFSLPRGAAAEWIGFDHAVRRIHHRSYVTPADVSAAWRLCHRDGRIREAALREPGPVPELVAIRCADWVPAVRERARGLLAAALAADPAGTLRRLTPLVLRLGRREQGAWALERFQAVLGATAGLLGELRGSPDLPTRRFAARLTVDAGLLDARELALLAAGELDPAAARLWTDAALAAMAAGGPDDGAVDTLLGAHGAMVRAAGVTALRRAGRTAEAADHLADRSGTVRACARWLVRQGGGDPYPLYREALAGPGRPSPYAVTGFAECARRPDAPVLRALLEHPDGQVRAAAVAGLRLLDTTDIELLRPLLDDPVPAVAREVGRSLSGSAPLLPVDWLTARIAPDRPPHTRRAAYRLLFARGGVAGLRASTELLTDRDPALRAIAEQRVQSMWSPYGTPDLPVRDPEVGTLLDRCTHLFSDHVMRRMRSRLGLPNRPDPSDGY from the coding sequence ATGAGCGCCGGATCGCGCGACGGAAGAGGGACGGAACGCGCATACGCGCGGCTGCTGACGGGCGCGGCGCCGGACGGGGCCGGATTCTCGCTCCCCCGAGGCGCGGCGGCCGAGTGGATCGGCTTCGACCACGCGGTCCGGCGGATCCACCACCGGTCGTACGTGACCCCCGCCGACGTGTCGGCGGCGTGGCGGCTGTGCCATCGCGACGGCCGGATCCGCGAGGCGGCGCTGCGCGAGCCCGGGCCGGTGCCCGAACTCGTCGCGATCCGCTGTGCGGACTGGGTGCCCGCCGTACGGGAGCGGGCCCGGGGGCTGCTGGCCGCGGCCCTGGCCGCCGACCCCGCGGGCACGCTGCGCAGGCTGACCCCGCTCGTGCTGCGGCTGGGTCGGCGCGAACAGGGCGCGTGGGCGCTGGAGCGGTTCCAGGCCGTACTGGGCGCCACCGCCGGGCTCCTCGGGGAGCTGCGCGGGAGCCCGGACCTGCCGACCCGGCGGTTCGCCGCGCGGCTGACCGTCGACGCCGGGCTGCTGGACGCGAGGGAGCTGGCCCTGCTGGCCGCCGGCGAGCTCGACCCGGCGGCGGCCCGGCTGTGGACGGACGCCGCGCTGGCCGCCATGGCCGCCGGCGGACCCGACGACGGGGCCGTCGACACGCTGCTCGGCGCGCACGGGGCGATGGTCCGCGCCGCCGGGGTCACCGCCCTGCGCCGGGCCGGGCGGACCGCCGAGGCCGCCGACCACCTCGCCGACCGCTCGGGGACGGTGCGGGCCTGTGCCCGCTGGCTGGTCCGCCAGGGCGGTGGCGACCCGTACCCGCTGTACCGCGAGGCGCTGGCCGGCCCCGGCCGCCCGAGCCCGTACGCGGTGACCGGCTTCGCCGAGTGCGCCCGCCGCCCGGACGCGCCGGTGCTGCGCGCGCTGCTGGAGCACCCCGACGGCCAGGTGCGGGCCGCGGCCGTCGCCGGGCTGCGCCTGCTGGACACCACGGACATCGAGCTGCTGCGGCCGCTGCTGGACGACCCGGTGCCCGCGGTGGCCCGCGAGGTGGGCCGGAGCCTGAGCGGCTCCGCCCCGCTGCTCCCCGTCGACTGGCTGACGGCCCGCATCGCGCCCGACCGGCCGCCGCACACCCGCCGGGCGGCCTACCGGCTGCTGTTCGCCCGGGGCGGAGTGGCCGGACTGCGCGCCTCCACCGAGCTCCTGACGGACCGTGACCCGGCCCTGCGGGCCATCGCGGAGCAGCGCGTCCAGAGCATGTGGTCCCCGTACGGCACGCCGGACCTGCCGGTGCGCGACCCGGAGGTCGGCACCCTCCTGGACCGGTGCACGCACCTGTTCAGCGACCACGTGATGCGTCGGATGCGCTCAAGACTGGGCCTTCCGAACCGGCCGGACCCCTCGGACGGATACTGA